The proteins below are encoded in one region of Triticum aestivum cultivar Chinese Spring chromosome 1B, IWGSC CS RefSeq v2.1, whole genome shotgun sequence:
- the LOC123091527 gene encoding calcium-transporting ATPase 1, endoplasmic reticulum-type-like — translation MAAKNALVRKLPSVETPGCTTVICSDKTGTLTTNQMSVSKLAAIGDAPGKVRSFKVDDTSHDPRDCKIYYWPARRMYANLEMIAKVVAVCNDASVSHYSNQYVSTRMPTEAALKVLVEKMGVPEGKNGLSMDPPETLVWR, via the exons ATGGCCGCCAAGAATGCGCTCGTGAGAAAGCTTCCCAGTGTGGAGACTCCGGGCTGCACCACTGTGATCTGCTCTGACAAGACTGGGACACTGACCACCAACCAGATGTCAGTCTCAAAGCTCGCTGCGATCGGTGATGCCCCAGGGAAAGTTAGGAGCTTCAAGGTGGACGACACGTCGCATGATCCCCGTGATTGCAAAATTTACTACTGGCCTGCAAGGAGGATGTATGCAAATCTTGAGATGATTGCGAAGGTTGTCGCTGTGTGCAATGATGCCAGTGTCTCACATTATTCAAACCAGTATGTTTCCACCAGAATGCCGACCGAGGCTGCTTTAAAG GTCTTGGTTGAGAAAATGGGAGTACCTGAAGGAAAGAACGGTCTGTCGATGGATCCGCCCGAGACATTAG TTTGGAGGTGA